One segment of Urocitellus parryii isolate mUroPar1 chromosome 5, mUroPar1.hap1, whole genome shotgun sequence DNA contains the following:
- the Nfyb gene encoding nuclear transcription factor Y subunit beta isoform X1 yields MTMDGDSSTTDATQLGISADYIGGSHYVIQPHDDTEDSMNDHEDTNGSKESFREQDIYLPIANVARIMKNAIPQTGKIAKDAKECVQECVSEFISFITSEASERCHQEKRKTINGEDILFAMSTLGFDSYVEPLKLYLQKFREAMKGEKGIGGAVTATDGLSEELTEEAFTNQLPAGLITADGQQQNVMVYTTSYQQISGVQQIQFS; encoded by the exons atGGATGGTGACAGTTCTACAACAGATGCTACCCAACTAGGAATTTCTGCAGACTACATTGGAGGAAGTCATTATGTGATACAGCCTCACGATG ataCTGAGGACAGCATGAATGATCATGAAGATACAAATGGTTCAAAAGAAAGTTTCAGAGAACAAGATATATATCTTCCAATTGCAAACGTGGCTAGGATAATGAAAAATGCTATACCTCAAACAGGAAAG attgCAAAAGATGCCAAAGAATGTGTGCAGGAATGTGTGAGTGAGTTCATAAGCTTTATAACATCAGAGGCAAGTGAAAGATGCCATCAAGAGAAGCGGAAGACAATCAATGGAGAGGATATTCTCTTTGCCATGTCTACCTTAGGCTTTGACAGTTATGTAGAACCTCTGAAATTATATCTTCAGAAATTCAGAGAG gctatgaaaggagagaagggaattGGTGGGGCAGTCACAGCTACAGATGGACTAAGTGAAGAACTTACAGAGGAGGCATTTA cAAACCAGTTACCAGCTGGCTTAATAACTGCAGATGGTCAACAACAAAATGTTATGGTTTACACAACGTCCTATCAACAG ATTTCTGGTGTTCAACAAATTCAGTTTTCATGA
- the Nfyb gene encoding nuclear transcription factor Y subunit beta isoform X2, with protein sequence MIAKDAKECVQECVSEFISFITSEASERCHQEKRKTINGEDILFAMSTLGFDSYVEPLKLYLQKFREAMKGEKGIGGAVTATDGLSEELTEEAFTNQLPAGLITADGQQQNVMVYTTSYQQISGVQQIQFS encoded by the exons ATG attgCAAAAGATGCCAAAGAATGTGTGCAGGAATGTGTGAGTGAGTTCATAAGCTTTATAACATCAGAGGCAAGTGAAAGATGCCATCAAGAGAAGCGGAAGACAATCAATGGAGAGGATATTCTCTTTGCCATGTCTACCTTAGGCTTTGACAGTTATGTAGAACCTCTGAAATTATATCTTCAGAAATTCAGAGAG gctatgaaaggagagaagggaattGGTGGGGCAGTCACAGCTACAGATGGACTAAGTGAAGAACTTACAGAGGAGGCATTTA cAAACCAGTTACCAGCTGGCTTAATAACTGCAGATGGTCAACAACAAAATGTTATGGTTTACACAACGTCCTATCAACAG ATTTCTGGTGTTCAACAAATTCAGTTTTCATGA